The following coding sequences lie in one Odocoileus virginianus isolate 20LAN1187 ecotype Illinois chromosome 13, Ovbor_1.2, whole genome shotgun sequence genomic window:
- the INSIG2 gene encoding insulin-induced gene 2 protein — MAEGETESLGPKKPGPYISSVTSRSVNLMIRGVVLFFIGVFLALVLNLLQIQRNVTLFPPDVIASIFSSAWWVPPCCGTASAVIGLLYPCIDRHLGEPHKFKREWSSVMRCVAVFVGINHASAKVDFDNNIQLSLTLAALSIGLWWTFDRSRSGFGLGVGIAFLATLVTQLLVYNGVYQYTSPDFLYVRSWLPCIFFAGGITMGNIGRQLAMYECKVIAEKSHQE; from the exons ATGGCAGAAGGAGAGACAGAGTCACTTGGGCCCAAAAAACCTGGTCCATATATCTCATCTGTCACTAGCCGGAGTGTGAACTTGATGATTCGAGGAGTAGTGctgttttttattggagtatttcTTGCATTAGTGTTAAATTTACTTCAGATTCAGAGAAATGTGACGCTCTTTCCACCCGATGTGATTGCAAGCATCTTCTCTTCAGCATGGTGGGTTCCGCCATGCTGTGGCACAGCATCAG CTGTGATTGGGTTATTAtacccctgcattgacaggcatctAGGAGAACCGCATAAGTTTAAAAGAGAGTGGTCCAGTGTGATGCGGTGCGTAGCCGTCTTTGTTGGTATAAATCACGCCAGCGCT AAAGTGGATTTTGATAACAACATACAGTTGTCTCTCACACTGGCTGCACTATCCATTGGATTGTGGTGGACTTTTGATAGATCTAGAAGTggttttggccttggagtaggaATTGCTTTCTTGGCAACTCTGGTCACTCAGCTGCTAGTCTATAATGGTGTTTATCA ATATACATCTCCAGATTTTCTCTATGTTCGTTCTTGGTTACCATGTATATTTTTTGCTGGAGGCATAACAATGGGAAACATTGGTCGACAACTGGCAATG tATGAATGTAAAGTTATTGCAGAAAAATCTCATCAAGAATGA